The nucleotide window TTAACCTGGCGATCCCAACGCAACTGCCGGGCGTGGATACGCATATCCTCGACCCACGCAACACCTACGGCTCACCTGAGCAGTGGCGTGAAAAAGCGGAATCGCTGGCGAAACTGTTTATTGATAACTTCGAGAAGTATACCGATACACCAGCGGGTGAAGCGCTGGTGAGTGCAGGGCCAAGGTAAAGGTAAAAAGGCAACGCAAGTTGCCTTTTTTAATGTTTTCGCCCTCTCCCGGTGGGAGAGGGTCGGGTGAGGGCATCAGACCGCACCTTTACTGTTTAACTCTCTTTCACCTGCCCACGCGTAACCGGCACCGGTAACCATGCGCGAATGCTCAAACCACCCCGCTCGCTGGTACCGATCTCCAGCAACCCGTTATGGTTATCAACAATACGCTGCACAATCGCCAGACCTAAACCCGTTCCGCTGGTACTGCGCGCGCTATCGCCACGCACAAACGGCTGGAACAGATGCTTGCGTTGTTCAGGTTTAATACCCGGGCCATCGTCTTCCACCTGGAACCAGGCACGGTTGAGCTCAGAGCCGCTACTGACTTTAATCCAGCCGTTACCGTAGCGAGCCGCGTTCACCACCATGTTGGCCACCGCACGTTTAATGGAGAGCGGATGCATGCGTACCTGAATGTCGCCCGCCTGAAGATCGGTATCAATCTCACGCTCGTAGCCACTTTCCGCCGCGACCACTTCACCTAATACCGCATTCAGGTCAGCCATCTCCATTGGCATCTCCTGCCCGGTGCGCAGGTAGTCAATGAACTGCTCAATAATGGCATTACACTCTTCGATATCCTTGTTAATGGACTCGGCGAGATAACCATCGTCTTCGCTCATCATCTCCGTCGCCAGGCGGATACGCGTCAGCGGGGTACGCAGGTCATGGCTGACGCCTGCCATCAGCAACGTGCGGTCGTCCGCCAGTTGCTTCACGCCTGCCGCCATATGGTTGAAGGCACGCGTTACCGAACGGACTTCCGATGCGCCGTATTCACGTAGCGGTGGTGGAATAATCCCTTTACCGACCTGCAGCGCAGCGTGCTCCAGGTCGACCAGCGGTCGGTTTTGTATACGGATAAACAGCCACGCCCCCCCTATCGCCAACAGCATGATGGCAAGGGTGTAACGGAACAGCGGCGAGAAGTCTCCCTGATGGATTTCGGTCAACGGGACGCGCACCCAGATGTTGGGTGACAGCCAGGTTTTCAGCCAGACGACCGGAGAGCTTTTGTTAACCTCAACGCGGACTTCCGTTGGGCCGCCAAGCTGCTGTGCCATCTGCTGGCTAAGAAATTCATAGTGCTGCGCCCAGCGCAGGCCCGCATCTTCTGCCGCTTCATTTGAATAGAGCGAAATGCCCAGCTCACGGTAGATTTCACGACGAAACGCCGGGGGAACCACTAACTGCGTGCCGTCCTCCAGCTGCAGTTTATCAGTCATCAGCATACGGACTTCGTACGCCAGAACCTTATTGAACTGCTGGAGGCTCGGCAGGATCGCAAAGTTCAGCACCACCAGGTAGGTCGTCACCAGGCTGACGAACAGCAGGGTGACGATCAGTAACAGAGTGCGGGCAAACGAGCTTCGCGGTGAGAAGCGCATTCGCCTCATGCTTTAGAACCGTCCGGGACGAACACGTAGCCCAGACCCCACACGGTCTGAATATAACGAGGATGCGCCGGATCTTCTTCCACCATGCGGCGCAGACGGGAGATCTGCACGTCGATGGAACGTTCCATTGCGGAGTATTCACGACCACGCGCCAGGTTCATCAGCTTGTCACGGGAAAGCGGTTCACGCGGGTGGCTGACCAGCGCTTTCAGTACCGCAAACTCGCCGCTGGTGAGTGGCATTGGCTCATCTTCGCGGAACATTTCACGCGTACCGAGGTTAAGCTTGAACTTACCAAACGCAATCACCGCTTCTTCCTGCGACGGTGCGCCCGGCAGCTCATTCGCCTGACGACGAAGAACGGCACGAATACGCGCCAGCAGCTCACGCGGGTTAAATGGTTTTGGAATGTAGTCGTCCGCGCCGATTTCGAGGCCCACAATACGGTCAACCTCTTCGCCCTTCGCCGTCACCATGATGATCGGCATTGGGTTACTCTGGCTACGCAGACGGCGGCAGATAGAAAGCCCGTCTTCGCCAGGCAGCATCAGATCAAGCACCATCAGGTGGAAAGATTCACGGGTCAGCAGACGATCCATCTGCTCAGCGTTCGCCACGCTACGAACCTGGAAGCCCTGCTCGGTCAGATAACGCTCAAGCAGCGCGCGCAGGCGCATGTCGTCATCCACGACCAGAATTTTGTAGTTCTCTTGCATTGTATGTACTCCCAAAGGTTCGGATAGTCTAATAACAGCGTATTCTAAAAAAGTGCACGTGTTCGACCAGCTAATTCTGGTATAAATTCTAGTCGAAATTGTTACAAAGCATATTTAACAGCAGCTTATCTGCACATTTCATCACATAAATCATTATTAATACTGTCTGTTAGACTATTTGATACGTAATGTGCGCAAGGTTTGCAATGAAGCCAGGTCTGAAGGTCACCGCATGAAAACGCCCCTGATCACCCGCGAAGGGTACGAAAAGCTCAAAAAAGAGATGGATTACCTGTGGCGCGAAGAGCGTCCGGAAGTGACCAAAAAAGTCACCTGGGCAGCAAGCCTGGGCGATCGCAGTGAGAACGCCGACTACCAGTACAACAAGAAACGGCTGCGCGAAATCGACCGTCGGGTGCGCTACCTGACCAAATGCCTCGAGAATCTCAAAATCGTCGATTACTCGCCGCAACAGGAAGGCAAAGTGTTCTTTGGCGCATGGGTGGAAATCGAAAATGATGACGGCAATACCCTGCGCTTTCGCATTGTCGGCTATGATGAAATTTTTGGTCGTAAGGATTACATCTCCATCGACTCGCCAATGGCCCGCGCGTTGCTGAAAAAGGAAGTGGGCGATTTAGCCATCGTGCAGACCCCTGCAGGTGAAGCCAGCTGGTACGTGAACGAGATCGCGTACGTTAAATAGTCCGAGAGCGCCCCCCACGGCTGGCATTTTGCCGTGCCAGCCCGTATAACTATCCCCTGATTTTTCGACTCAACAGATGATAAAGCCATGATGAAAGATTCGCTCTGCCGCATTATTGCGGGTGAACTTCAGGCCAGAGCCGAACAGGTAGAAGCTGCCGTTCGCCTGCTTGATGAAGGGAACACCGTGCCGTTTATTGCACGTTATCGTAAGGAAGTCACCGGCGGTCTGGATGACACGCAGCTACGTAACCTGGAGACCCGTCTGGGTTACCTGCGCGAGCTGGAAGACCGACGTCAGGCAATCCTCAAATCCATCGGCGAACAGGACAAACTGACCAGCGATCTGGAAAAGGCCATTAACGGTACCCTGAGCAAAACCGAACTGGAAGATCTCTATCTGCCGTACAAACCGAAGCGCCGCACGCGCGGGCAGATTGCGATTGAAGCAGGCCTGGAGCCGCTGGCCGATCTGCTGTGGAACGAGCCGTCCCACGACCCGGAAACCGAAGCCGCCAAATTTATCGATGCCGACAAAGGCGTGGCGGACACCAAAGCGGCGCTCGATGGCGCACGTTACATTCTGATGGAGCGCTTCTCCGAAGATGCCACTCTGCTTTCCAGAGTGCGTGATTATCTGTGGAAGAATGCGCACATTGTCTCTGCGGTGGTGGCAGGTAAAGAGGAAGAAGGCGCGAAATTCCGCGACTATTTCGACCACCACGAACCGATCGCTACCGCCCCGTCTCACCGCGCGCTGGCGATGTTCCGTGGCCGCAACGAAGGCGTGCTGCAACTCTCCCTGAACGCCGACCCGCAGTTTGATGAGCCGCCGAAAGAGAGCCACTGCGAGCAGATCATTACCGACCACCTCGGCCTGCGCCTCAACAACGCCCCGGCGGACAGCTGGCGTAAAGGCGTGGTGAGCTGGACGTGGCGTATCAAGGTGCTGATGCACCTCGAAACCGAACTGATGGGCACCGTGCGCGAGCGCGCCGAAGACGAAGCGATTAACGTCTTCGCCCGTAACCTGCATGACCTGCTGATGGCCGCCCCTGCGGGCCTGCGGGCGACGATGGGCCTCGATCCAGGCCTGCGTACCGGCGTAAAAGTGGCGGTGGTTGATGGCACCGGTAAACTGGTGGCCACCGACACCATTTATCCGCATACCGGGCAGGCAGCAAAAGCGGCTGTAGCGGTTGCGGCGCTGTGCGAAAAACACAACGTTGAGCTGGTTGCCATCGGTAACGGTACTGCATCTCGCGAAACCGAGCGTTTCTACCTCGACGTTCAGAAACAGTTCCCGAAAGTCACGGCACAGAAAGTGATCGTCAGTGAAGCGGGTGCATCGGTCTATTCCGCCTCTGAACTGGCAGCGCTGGAATTCCCGGATCTGGACGTTTCCCTGCGTGGTGCCGTTTCAATCGCTCGCCGTCTGCAGGATCCGCTGGCGGAGCTGGTGAAGATCGACCCGAAATCTATTGGTGTCGGCCAGTATCAGCACGACGTGAGCCAGACTCAGCTGGCGCGTAAGCTGGATGCGGTAGTGGAAGACTGCGTAAACGCCGTCGGCGTAGACCTGAACACCGCCTCCGTCCCCCTGCTGACCCGCGTGGCGGGCTTAACCCGCATGATGGCACAGAACATCGTCACCTGGCGTGATGAGAATGGTCAGTTCCAGAACCGCCAGCAGTTGTTGAAGGTAAGCCGTCTGGGGCCAAAAGCCTTTGAGCAATGCGCGGGCTTCCTGCGCATCAACCACGGCGATAACCCTCTGGATGCGTCAACCGTTCACCCGGAAGCCTACCCCGTTGTCGAGCGCATTCTGGCGGCCACACAGCAGGCGCTAAAAGATCTGATGGGCGATAACAGCGCGCTGCGCAACCTGAAAGCCTCTGATTTCACCGACGAACAGTTCGGCGTGCCAACCGTTACCGACATCATCAAGGAGCTGGAAAAACCGGGCCGCGATCCGCGTCCTGAGTTTAAGACGGCGACCTTTGCCGACGGTGTCGAGACCATGAACGACCTGCTACCAGGTATGGTGCTGGAAGGTGCGGTCACTAACGTCACCAACTTTGGTGCGTTTGTGGATATCGGCGTGCATCAGGATGGTCTGGTTCACATTTCATCGCTGGCCGATAAGTTCGTTGAAGACCCGCATACCGTGGTCAAAGCGGGCGATATCGTGAAGGTGAAAGTGCTGGAAGTGGATCTGCAGCGCAAACGTATCGCCCTGACTATGCGCCTGGACGAGCAGCCCGGTGAAACCAACGCACGCCGTGGCGGCAATGGTGGAGCCCGCGAGCAGCAGCGTCCTGCAGCCAAAGCAGCGAAGCCGCGTGGGCGTGACGCCCAGCCTGCGGGTAACAGCGCGATGATGGATGCGCTGGCGGCGGCGATGGGTAAGAAGCGCTAACCCTTCACCCTCTCCCCAATGGGGAGAGGGGTATTTAATTAACTCGCTGACCCAACGTTACTCATCAAATATGAAACCGATTGCATATCCATATTTAAACCACTAATTATCCTTCCGTTAACAAACTCCCGCGTTTTACTTTTTTCCGCATTTCATAAAATATTGAGCAAGGTCAAACAGGCCGTAAATTCATACCCAAAACTACATTCCGTCACAGTTTTATGATTGATGATAAAAACTATTCTCATTATCATCACAGAGTAGATAATTTAACCTCTCGTGGAATCAGGCATTATGCAATTCACTCCAGACAGTGCATGGAAAATCACCGGTTTTACCCGTGAAATTAGCCCAGCCTATCGGCAAAAGCTGCTGTCGCTGGGCATGCTACCCGGCTCATCATTCCAGGTCGTGCGCGTTGCCCCGTTAGGAGATCCTGTTCATATCGAAACCCGACGTGTGAATCTGGTTCTGCGTAAAAAAGACCTCGCATTAATAGAAGTCGAAGCCTTATCCCGATAACAAGCCAGCGGTTTCAGTGAGTTTACGATAATGAAAAAATTAACTATTGGCTTAATTGGCAATCCTAATTCCGGCAAGACCACGCTATTTAACCAGCTGACGGGTGCGCGCCAGCGCGTCGGTAACTGGGCGGGCGTGACGGTTGAGCGTAAAGAAGGCCAGTTCGCGACAACAGACAATCAGGTCACGCTGGTTGACCTGCCAGGCACGTATTCGTTAACCACCATCTCGTCACAAACGTCTCTCGATGAGCAGATTGCCTGTCACTATATTCTGAGCGGCGACGCCGATTTGCTCATTAACGTCGTGGATGCCTCGAATCTGGAGCGCAACCTGTATCTGACGCTGCAACTGCTGGAGCTGGGTATTCCCTGCATTGTGGCACTCAACATGCTCGACATCGCGGAAAAGCAAAAGCTGCGCATAGATGTCGATGCCCTCGCCACGCGCCTGGGCTGCCCGGTTGTCCCGCTGGTTTCCACCCGCGCACGGGGTATTGATGCCCTGAAGATGACCATCGACCGTCACGTGAGCAATCAGGATGTTGAGCTGGTGCATTATGCACAGCCGCTGCTGCGCGAAGCCGGCCAGTTGGCGCAAGAGATGGACAAAAGCATGCCGGAAAAACAGCGTCTGTGGCTCGGGTTGCAGATGCTGGAAGGCGATATCTACAGTCGCGCCTATGCAGGCGATGCGGCAGATAAGCTGGATGTTGCACTGGCACGTCTGAGTGGCGAGCTGGATGACCCTGCGTTACACATCGCCGACGCACGCTACCAGACCATTGCGGCCATTTGCGATGTGGTCAGTAACGCTCTGACGGCTGAGCCAAGCCGCTTTACCGCCGCCGTGGATAAAGTGGTGCTCAACCGCTTCCTTGGTTTGCCGATCTTTTTACTGGTGATGTACCTGATGTTCCTGCTCGCCATTAACATCGGCGGCGCACTCCAGCCGATTTTCGATGCGGGTTCCGTCGCGATATTCGTGCACGGTATTCAGTGGGTGGGTTATACCCTGCACTTCCCGGAATGGCTGACTATTTTCCTCGCCCAAGGGATCGGTGGCGGTATCAACACCGTTCTGCCGCTGGTACCGCAAATCGGCATGATGTACTTGTTCCTCTCCTTCCTTGAGGATTCCGGTTACATGGCGCGCGCGGCCTTCGTGATGGATCGTCTGATGCAGGCGCTGGGTCTGCCGGGTAAATCCTTCGTCCCACTGATTGTCGGTTTCGGTTGTAACGTGCCGTCGGTGATGGGCGCACGTACGCTGGATGCACCGCGCGAACGTCTGATGACCATCATGATGGCACCGTTTATGTCCTGCGGCGCACGCCTGGCTATCTTTGCGGTCTTTGCAGCGGCCTTCTTTGGTCAGCAAGGGGCTCTGGCGGTGTTCTCACTGTATGTACTCGGCATCGTCATGGCGATCCTGACGGGGTTGATGCTGAAACACACCATCATGCGTGGCGAAGCGTCACCGTTCGTGATGGAGCTTCCGGTGTATCACGTGCCACACCTTAAAAGCCTGGTGATCCAGACCTGGCAGCGCCTGAAAGGGTTTGTTCTGCGCGCCGGTAAAGTGATTGTCATCGTAAGCATCTTCCTGAGCGCACTGAACAGCTTCACCCTGAGCGGACAAGCGGCAGATAACATCAACGACTCCGCCCTCGCCTCCGTCAGCCGTGTCATCACACCGGTCTTCAAACCCATCGGTGTACATGAGGACAACTGGCAGGCGACCGTTGGCCTGTTCACGGGAGCGATGGCAAAAGAGGTGGTTGTTGGTACGCTGAACACCCTCTTTACCGCAGAAAACATTCAGGAACAGGCCTTCAACCCGGCAGAATTTAACCTCGGTGGTGAACTGCTGGCTGCCGCAGAAGAGACCTGGCAGAGCCTGAAAGACACCTTTAGCCTGAGCGTGCTGGCGAACCCTATTGAAGCCAGTAAAGGCGATGGCGAAATGGCCACCGGCGCAATGGGTGTGATGAGCGAGAAATTTGGCAG belongs to Enterobacter cloacae and includes:
- a CDS encoding two-component sensor histidine kinase produces the protein MRRMRFSPRSSFARTLLLIVTLLFVSLVTTYLVVLNFAILPSLQQFNKVLAYEVRMLMTDKLQLEDGTQLVVPPAFRREIYRELGISLYSNEAAEDAGLRWAQHYEFLSQQMAQQLGGPTEVRVEVNKSSPVVWLKTWLSPNIWVRVPLTEIHQGDFSPLFRYTLAIMLLAIGGAWLFIRIQNRPLVDLEHAALQVGKGIIPPPLREYGASEVRSVTRAFNHMAAGVKQLADDRTLLMAGVSHDLRTPLTRIRLATEMMSEDDGYLAESINKDIEECNAIIEQFIDYLRTGQEMPMEMADLNAVLGEVVAAESGYEREIDTDLQAGDIQVRMHPLSIKRAVANMVVNAARYGNGWIKVSSGSELNRAWFQVEDDGPGIKPEQRKHLFQPFVRGDSARSTSGTGLGLAIVQRIVDNHNGLLEIGTSERGGLSIRAWLPVPVTRGQVKES
- the ompR gene encoding transcriptional regulatory protein OmpR; the protein is MQENYKILVVDDDMRLRALLERYLTEQGFQVRSVANAEQMDRLLTRESFHLMVLDLMLPGEDGLSICRRLRSQSNPMPIIMVTAKGEEVDRIVGLEIGADDYIPKPFNPRELLARIRAVLRRQANELPGAPSQEEAVIAFGKFKLNLGTREMFREDEPMPLTSGEFAVLKALVSHPREPLSRDKLMNLARGREYSAMERSIDVQISRLRRMVEEDPAHPRYIQTVWGLGYVFVPDGSKA
- the greB gene encoding transcription elongation factor GreB, encoding MKTPLITREGYEKLKKEMDYLWREERPEVTKKVTWAASLGDRSENADYQYNKKRLREIDRRVRYLTKCLENLKIVDYSPQQEGKVFFGAWVEIENDDGNTLRFRIVGYDEIFGRKDYISIDSPMARALLKKEVGDLAIVQTPAGEASWYVNEIAYVK
- a CDS encoding transcription accessory protein produces the protein MMKDSLCRIIAGELQARAEQVEAAVRLLDEGNTVPFIARYRKEVTGGLDDTQLRNLETRLGYLRELEDRRQAILKSIGEQDKLTSDLEKAINGTLSKTELEDLYLPYKPKRRTRGQIAIEAGLEPLADLLWNEPSHDPETEAAKFIDADKGVADTKAALDGARYILMERFSEDATLLSRVRDYLWKNAHIVSAVVAGKEEEGAKFRDYFDHHEPIATAPSHRALAMFRGRNEGVLQLSLNADPQFDEPPKESHCEQIITDHLGLRLNNAPADSWRKGVVSWTWRIKVLMHLETELMGTVRERAEDEAINVFARNLHDLLMAAPAGLRATMGLDPGLRTGVKVAVVDGTGKLVATDTIYPHTGQAAKAAVAVAALCEKHNVELVAIGNGTASRETERFYLDVQKQFPKVTAQKVIVSEAGASVYSASELAALEFPDLDVSLRGAVSIARRLQDPLAELVKIDPKSIGVGQYQHDVSQTQLARKLDAVVEDCVNAVGVDLNTASVPLLTRVAGLTRMMAQNIVTWRDENGQFQNRQQLLKVSRLGPKAFEQCAGFLRINHGDNPLDASTVHPEAYPVVERILAATQQALKDLMGDNSALRNLKASDFTDEQFGVPTVTDIIKELEKPGRDPRPEFKTATFADGVETMNDLLPGMVLEGAVTNVTNFGAFVDIGVHQDGLVHISSLADKFVEDPHTVVKAGDIVKVKVLEVDLQRKRIALTMRLDEQPGETNARRGGNGGAREQQRPAAKAAKPRGRDAQPAGNSAMMDALAAAMGKKR
- a CDS encoding iron transporter, producing MQFTPDSAWKITGFTREISPAYRQKLLSLGMLPGSSFQVVRVAPLGDPVHIETRRVNLVLRKKDLALIEVEALSR
- a CDS encoding ferrous iron transport protein B, translated to MKKLTIGLIGNPNSGKTTLFNQLTGARQRVGNWAGVTVERKEGQFATTDNQVTLVDLPGTYSLTTISSQTSLDEQIACHYILSGDADLLINVVDASNLERNLYLTLQLLELGIPCIVALNMLDIAEKQKLRIDVDALATRLGCPVVPLVSTRARGIDALKMTIDRHVSNQDVELVHYAQPLLREAGQLAQEMDKSMPEKQRLWLGLQMLEGDIYSRAYAGDAADKLDVALARLSGELDDPALHIADARYQTIAAICDVVSNALTAEPSRFTAAVDKVVLNRFLGLPIFLLVMYLMFLLAINIGGALQPIFDAGSVAIFVHGIQWVGYTLHFPEWLTIFLAQGIGGGINTVLPLVPQIGMMYLFLSFLEDSGYMARAAFVMDRLMQALGLPGKSFVPLIVGFGCNVPSVMGARTLDAPRERLMTIMMAPFMSCGARLAIFAVFAAAFFGQQGALAVFSLYVLGIVMAILTGLMLKHTIMRGEASPFVMELPVYHVPHLKSLVIQTWQRLKGFVLRAGKVIVIVSIFLSALNSFTLSGQAADNINDSALASVSRVITPVFKPIGVHEDNWQATVGLFTGAMAKEVVVGTLNTLFTAENIQEQAFNPAEFNLGGELLAAAEETWQSLKDTFSLSVLANPIEASKGDGEMATGAMGVMSEKFGSASAAYSYLIFVLLYIPCISVMGAIARESSRGWMGFSILWGLNIAYSLATLFYQTVNFSQHPRYSLVCILAVLLFNVIVLGLLRRARSRVDINLLANRKTAASCCNSPAGDCH